The Gemmatimonadaceae bacterium genome window below encodes:
- a CDS encoding protein kinase, translating into MTDLREQLQSALGATYTLERELGGGGMSRVFVADEVALGRQVVIKVIAAELLEGVSTERFAREVKLAARLQHANIVPLHSAGVATGLPFYTMPFVRGETLRARLSRGPLPLSEAVGILRDIARALAYAHGQGVVHRDIKPENVLLSGGAAMVADFGIAKAMSDARTQEGGAAVMLTQVGNSLGTPAYMAPEQAAGDPRTDHRADVYAWGVIAYELLVGAHPFAEATSVHAMIAAHMAQAPALLSTRRTDVSAALSDVVTRSLAKDAAQRPQAAGELLEALDGVSTPGATTAAPAPSRPSRPSWFMLAVPAVAVLALAIWAVTRQRANTTNAPAAATAAADSTSAIRSLVVLPFESVGGDTANAYFAEGMADELSNALGKVPGLQLAGRSSAAAFRGKQKSAQEIGAALNVGGVLEGTVRRAGGKVRVSAQLTNARTGLVLWSDSFERDAKDVFAVQDDIAQAIVRALQVTLAGGAAPAATAARGTTDLEAYDLYQRGMYLYERRGPSLLRARDYFQQAIARDPQFARAHAALGLSWVQLALYSIVPTVEAVPPATAASERAVVLDSLSADAWAALGYARTLGHQWRAADEATLRAVRLDARNAVAQLVRSRFLATVGRVDESAEAALVAVALDPGSVGHLYQAAQLLALAGRYPESLRFVNRFWETDSTLPNAGTMVTVLWEGGQVAEARRRAEGLLRLSPYPSTINRALYVIAKTGDRGHAATLLSQQRAGFAGRDDGGSAWASAWLGLGDTAQALTALEESARRGNLGVTIPLGSQIYDPLRASPRFAAIVRSLGLDVALFTSANGGRPR; encoded by the coding sequence GTGACCGACCTCCGCGAGCAGCTGCAATCGGCGCTTGGCGCCACCTACACCCTTGAGCGCGAGCTTGGCGGTGGTGGCATGTCGCGCGTGTTCGTGGCCGACGAAGTGGCACTTGGCCGGCAGGTGGTCATCAAGGTCATTGCCGCCGAACTGCTGGAAGGGGTCAGCACCGAGCGCTTCGCGCGCGAAGTGAAACTCGCCGCGCGTTTGCAGCACGCCAACATCGTGCCGCTGCACTCGGCGGGTGTCGCGACGGGGCTGCCGTTTTACACGATGCCCTTCGTGCGTGGGGAAACGCTGCGCGCCCGCCTGTCGCGCGGACCGTTGCCGCTGAGCGAGGCGGTTGGCATTCTGCGTGACATCGCGCGGGCCTTGGCGTATGCGCATGGCCAAGGTGTGGTGCATCGTGACATCAAACCGGAGAACGTGCTGCTGTCCGGTGGTGCGGCGATGGTGGCCGACTTCGGGATTGCCAAGGCCATGAGTGACGCGCGTACGCAGGAGGGCGGTGCGGCGGTGATGCTGACGCAGGTTGGCAACTCGCTTGGCACACCGGCCTACATGGCACCCGAGCAAGCTGCCGGCGATCCGCGCACCGATCATCGCGCCGACGTATACGCGTGGGGGGTGATCGCGTACGAACTGTTGGTGGGTGCGCATCCGTTCGCCGAGGCGACATCGGTGCACGCCATGATTGCGGCGCACATGGCGCAAGCGCCCGCGTTGTTGTCCACGCGACGGACCGACGTGTCAGCGGCGCTGAGTGATGTCGTGACGCGCAGTTTAGCCAAGGATGCCGCGCAGCGTCCGCAAGCGGCAGGTGAGTTGCTGGAAGCGCTCGATGGCGTATCAACGCCTGGCGCCACGACGGCGGCGCCCGCGCCTTCGCGTCCTTCGCGTCCTTCGTGGTTCATGCTTGCTGTTCCCGCCGTTGCGGTACTGGCACTGGCTATCTGGGCCGTGACGCGCCAACGCGCGAACACCACGAATGCGCCAGCCGCAGCGACGGCGGCGGCCGACTCGACGTCCGCGATACGGTCGCTCGTCGTCCTCCCCTTCGAAAGCGTGGGCGGCGACACCGCCAACGCGTACTTCGCCGAGGGCATGGCCGATGAACTGTCGAACGCGCTCGGCAAAGTGCCCGGCCTGCAACTCGCCGGGCGCAGTTCGGCGGCGGCGTTTCGCGGCAAGCAGAAGTCGGCGCAGGAGATCGGCGCCGCGCTGAATGTGGGCGGCGTCCTCGAAGGCACCGTGCGCCGCGCGGGCGGGAAAGTGCGCGTCTCCGCGCAGCTCACCAACGCGCGGACGGGGTTGGTACTCTGGAGTGACAGCTTTGAGCGCGATGCCAAGGACGTGTTCGCGGTGCAGGACGACATCGCGCAGGCGATCGTGCGCGCGTTGCAGGTCACGCTGGCGGGCGGTGCCGCACCGGCGGCCACGGCGGCGCGCGGCACCACCGATCTCGAGGCGTACGATCTGTACCAGCGCGGCATGTATCTCTATGAGCGGCGCGGTCCAAGCCTCCTGCGGGCCCGCGACTACTTCCAGCAGGCGATCGCCCGGGATCCGCAGTTCGCGCGCGCCCATGCGGCGCTCGGTCTGTCATGGGTACAGCTGGCACTGTACTCCATTGTGCCGACGGTCGAGGCGGTCCCACCGGCCACGGCGGCGAGCGAACGCGCAGTGGTACTCGATTCGCTGTCCGCCGACGCCTGGGCGGCATTGGGATACGCCCGGACCCTCGGGCACCAATGGCGCGCGGCGGACGAGGCTACCCTGCGGGCCGTGCGCCTCGACGCCCGCAACGCGGTCGCGCAGTTAGTCCGGTCGCGGTTCCTGGCGACAGTCGGCCGGGTGGACGAGTCCGCCGAGGCTGCGTTGGTGGCGGTCGCCCTCGATCCAGGGAGTGTGGGACACCTGTACCAGGCCGCGCAGCTGCTCGCCCTCGCTGGTCGGTATCCCGAGTCGCTCCGGTTCGTCAATCGCTTCTGGGAGACGGATTCGACGCTGCCGAACGCGGGCACGATGGTGACTGTGCTCTGGGAAGGCGGACAAGTCGCCGAGGCGCGCCGGCGTGCCGAAGGGCTGCTGCGTCTGTCGCCGTACCCTAGCACCATCAACCGCGCGCTCTACGTCATCGCCAAGACCGGCGACCGCGGGCACGCCGCGACGCTGCTCAGCCAACAGCGCGCCGGCTTTGCCGGCCGAGACGATGGAGGATCCGCCTGGGCTTCCGCGTGGCTCGGACTGGGCGACACGGCGCAGGCGTTGACGGCGCTTGAGGAAAGTGCGCGGCGGGGCAACCTCGGCGTGACCATTCCCTTGGGAAGTCAGATTTACGATCCGCTGCGCGCCAGCCCGCGCTTCGCCGCCATCGTGCGGTCGCTGGGCTTGGATGTGGCGCTGTTTACGTCGGCCAACGGGGGGCGGCCGCGGTAA
- a CDS encoding beta-lactamase family protein, which translates to MTPFSTARTAVAVATLLSASARTTSAQAALSDSLRIGINRVFATWTDADGPGCALGVSRDGKMIFQNGYGMANLEIGAPITPATIFHVASISKQFTAASVLLLEKDGKLSLDDDVRTYLPELPDYGHRISIRHLLTHTSGLRDQWDLLGMARGRFEEDRITESDVLDIVPRQKALNFVPGTEYLYSNTGFTLAGTIVRRVSGKSLRAFAQERIFGPLGMTQSHFHDDYTMLVKGRAAAYVRGADGMWHVSIPNFDTYGATSLYTTVGDLLKWTANAAKPVVGDAEMTRRMWTSATLANGDTSGYGLGITREVYRGATVVGHGGADAGYRAHVATFPEQNLSIAVMCNAASAVPAALMRGVADIMLRDKLAPVAPPVRALATPSAATLARMAAVWVDAATGTPTFITRRGDSLILGRTNGPVLVALSDTRFQVTGQPVEFSLTETGLMRQTLSWPTRTPVMLTRREVAPPSRAAFDRMVGTYYSEELGATYVITATDSTLVFKTRWADSVELRPAYGDTFIGKFQVAFTRGRNAMVDGLLMSSGRVRNVRFVKSVRQPASRWVKAASGHRGAAPTAEPLTAAAPRWPT; encoded by the coding sequence ATGACTCCCTTTTCGACCGCGCGTACCGCCGTGGCTGTGGCCACACTGTTGTCTGCATCGGCGCGCACGACGTCGGCGCAGGCGGCGCTCAGTGACAGTCTGCGCATTGGCATCAATCGCGTCTTCGCGACCTGGACCGATGCCGATGGCCCGGGCTGCGCGCTCGGCGTCAGTCGCGACGGGAAGATGATATTTCAAAACGGCTACGGCATGGCGAACCTGGAGATCGGCGCGCCGATCACACCGGCCACCATCTTCCATGTCGCGTCCATCTCCAAGCAATTCACCGCGGCCTCCGTCCTGCTGCTTGAAAAAGACGGCAAGCTGTCGCTGGACGACGACGTACGAACGTACCTCCCCGAACTTCCCGACTACGGGCACCGCATCTCGATCCGCCATCTTCTCACGCACACCAGCGGACTGCGCGATCAGTGGGATCTGTTGGGCATGGCACGTGGCCGTTTCGAGGAAGATCGCATCACCGAGTCGGACGTGCTGGACATTGTGCCGAGGCAGAAGGCCCTCAATTTCGTGCCCGGCACGGAGTATCTGTACAGCAATACCGGCTTCACACTGGCCGGCACGATTGTACGGCGCGTGAGCGGCAAGTCGCTGCGCGCCTTTGCGCAGGAGCGGATCTTCGGTCCGCTGGGCATGACGCAGTCGCACTTCCACGACGACTACACCATGCTGGTGAAGGGCCGCGCGGCGGCCTACGTGCGCGGCGCCGACGGCATGTGGCATGTGAGCATTCCGAACTTCGACACGTACGGCGCGACAAGTCTCTACACCACCGTGGGTGACTTACTGAAGTGGACGGCGAATGCGGCGAAGCCGGTGGTCGGCGATGCGGAGATGACCCGGCGCATGTGGACCAGCGCTACGCTGGCGAATGGCGACACCAGCGGATATGGACTGGGTATCACGCGTGAGGTCTATCGCGGGGCGACCGTGGTCGGGCACGGTGGTGCTGACGCGGGGTATCGGGCGCATGTTGCCACGTTTCCCGAGCAGAATCTCTCCATCGCCGTGATGTGCAACGCCGCGTCGGCGGTGCCAGCAGCGCTCATGCGCGGCGTGGCCGACATCATGTTGCGCGACAAACTCGCTCCGGTGGCACCACCAGTGCGCGCGCTGGCGACACCGTCGGCCGCCACACTCGCGCGCATGGCCGCCGTGTGGGTTGACGCCGCGACCGGCACGCCGACGTTCATCACACGCCGCGGCGACTCGCTGATCCTCGGACGCACGAATGGCCCGGTGCTGGTCGCGCTCAGCGATACGCGATTCCAGGTAACGGGCCAGCCCGTGGAGTTCTCGTTGACGGAGACCGGGTTGATGCGCCAGACGTTGTCCTGGCCCACGCGTACGCCGGTCATGTTGACCCGCCGCGAAGTCGCACCGCCGTCGCGCGCGGCCTTCGATCGAATGGTCGGCACGTACTACAGCGAGGAGCTCGGCGCCACGTATGTCATCACCGCAACCGACAGCACCCTGGTGTTCAAGACACGCTGGGCCGATAGTGTGGAGCTGAGGCCAGCGTACGGCGATACGTTCATCGGGAAATTTCAGGTCGCATTCACACGCGGACGCAACGCGATGGTGGATGGCCTGCTAATGAGCAGCGGGCGCGTGCGGAATGTGCGATTCGTGAAGTCCGTGCGGCAGCCAGCGTCGCGATGGGTGAAGGCAGCGAGCGGGCATCGGGGCGCTGCACCGACCGCAGAGCCCCTTACCGCGGCCGCCCCCCGTTGGCCGACGTAA
- a CDS encoding DUF3592 domain-containing protein: protein MARIVTFVIFGGLGLMMLYVGISQFVQQRRNLTNAERVDATIVHSQVDVNTTKDTDTRVGSSNNNTTHTPNVRFRYLVSGQEYESDRLYPTIIGRGYASMSAAAEVLAPFPMNARVRAFVDPSHPEQAFLVEEAGSGPIVFIILGLLLPPLAWFVGKYI, encoded by the coding sequence ATGGCGCGCATTGTCACGTTCGTCATCTTTGGCGGCCTTGGGTTGATGATGCTGTACGTGGGCATCTCCCAATTTGTGCAACAGCGCCGGAACCTGACCAACGCCGAGCGGGTGGACGCGACGATCGTGCACTCGCAGGTGGACGTCAATACCACAAAGGATACCGACACGCGCGTGGGCAGCAGCAATAACAACACGACGCATACGCCGAACGTGCGGTTCCGGTATCTCGTATCGGGACAGGAGTACGAGAGCGACCGGTTGTATCCTACGATCATTGGCCGCGGCTATGCGTCCATGTCTGCCGCCGCCGAGGTGTTGGCACCATTTCCGATGAATGCCAGGGTGCGCGCGTTTGTCGATCCGTCGCACCCTGAGCAGGCGTTCCTGGTCGAGGAAGCGGGCAGTGGGCCTATCGTGTTCATCATCCTGGGATTGCTGTTGCCGCCGTTGGCTTGGTTTGTGGGCAAGTACATCTGA
- a CDS encoding cupin domain-containing protein, with protein sequence MSTLRLPLAISGLAIGAMLLYRTVTTVFAQQPPARNGLAFDQTLPEMDGKKLVMKVVDIHVPPGAKSTPHTHGCAVVVYVVSGAMRMQVRGGPDSVYRAGGTFYERPTDVHQLSDNASATDSAHFTATFVCDHVGPLSSPVP encoded by the coding sequence ATGTCTACGCTCCGGCTCCCGCTTGCTATCAGCGGCCTCGCGATAGGTGCGATGCTGCTCTACCGCACCGTCACCACCGTCTTTGCCCAGCAGCCCCCGGCGCGGAACGGACTGGCCTTTGACCAGACGTTGCCCGAGATGGACGGCAAGAAGCTGGTCATGAAAGTGGTGGACATTCACGTGCCACCCGGCGCGAAATCGACACCGCACACACACGGCTGCGCGGTGGTGGTGTACGTGGTCTCCGGCGCTATGCGCATGCAGGTGCGCGGCGGTCCCGACAGTGTGTATCGCGCGGGCGGCACGTTCTACGAACGACCCACCGACGTGCATCAACTGTCGGATAACGCGAGTGCCACCGACTCGGCGCACTTCACGGCCACGTTCGTGTGCGACCATGTCGGCCCGCTGTCGTCGCCGGTGCCGTAA
- a CDS encoding alpha/beta hydrolase, which produces MPLRQSVRPWLALLFAIPAAFLATWIVIPAPNETLLPLGVGAPEVSAWFIVLGVLSMSVAAVDLRRRWLSRVAFGLAVVAVGLSAIPFVRFREVANAADHALRMALGGEQMDKLAASHGGIWRPNPLVVRDLFRAPQTLAAPIRVSHGLRVAVVADDTLTVDIYRPSAKGPFPVLVQIYGGAWQHGVPGNNAEFAEYIAAQGYVVFAIDYRHAPQFRFPAQVDDVRNALAWIGRNADAWSADTSRMVLIGRSAGAHLAMMAAYATDAPRIRGVIDYYGPVDLVEGYRQPPVPDPLAVRDIEEKFLGGPPSAMIDRYHAASPISLATRRLPPTLLIYGGRDHIVEPRFGALLAGRLRADGTTVVHVEIPWAEHAFDAVPYGPSGQLARYVSERFLAWATAK; this is translated from the coding sequence ATGCCACTTCGTCAATCCGTTCGCCCCTGGCTCGCGCTGCTCTTCGCCATTCCGGCGGCGTTTCTCGCGACGTGGATTGTCATACCGGCCCCCAACGAGACGTTGCTGCCGCTGGGCGTGGGTGCGCCGGAGGTGAGTGCCTGGTTCATTGTGCTGGGTGTTCTCTCGATGAGCGTGGCCGCAGTCGACCTCCGTCGGCGTTGGCTGTCGCGCGTTGCGTTCGGCCTTGCGGTGGTCGCCGTCGGCCTGTCGGCGATCCCGTTCGTGCGCTTCCGGGAAGTCGCAAACGCCGCGGACCATGCCCTGCGAATGGCGCTCGGTGGCGAGCAGATGGACAAGCTCGCCGCGTCACATGGTGGCATATGGCGGCCGAACCCTCTGGTGGTACGCGACCTGTTCCGGGCTCCTCAAACACTCGCGGCCCCCATTCGCGTTTCGCACGGGTTGCGTGTCGCCGTGGTGGCCGACGATACGCTCACCGTGGACATCTATCGCCCGAGTGCCAAAGGCCCCTTCCCCGTGCTGGTGCAGATCTATGGGGGCGCGTGGCAGCATGGAGTGCCGGGCAACAACGCCGAGTTCGCCGAATACATCGCAGCGCAGGGATACGTCGTGTTTGCCATCGACTACCGTCATGCCCCGCAGTTCCGATTCCCGGCGCAGGTAGACGACGTGCGCAACGCGTTGGCCTGGATTGGTCGCAACGCCGACGCCTGGAGTGCTGATACCTCACGCATGGTGCTGATCGGACGGTCCGCGGGCGCGCATCTGGCCATGATGGCCGCCTATGCCACCGATGCGCCGCGCATCCGCGGTGTGATCGACTACTACGGCCCGGTCGATCTCGTTGAAGGCTATCGCCAACCCCCCGTGCCGGATCCGCTGGCAGTGCGCGACATCGAGGAGAAGTTTCTCGGCGGGCCGCCCAGTGCGATGATCGATCGCTACCACGCCGCGTCGCCGATTTCGCTAGCTACTCGGCGTCTGCCGCCAACGCTGCTCATCTATGGGGGCCGCGACCACATAGTTGAGCCGCGATTCGGGGCGTTGTTGGCCGGCCGATTGCGCGCCGACGGGACCACGGTGGTCCATGTCGAAATTCCGTGGGCCGAACACGCCTTCGATGCGGTGCCGTACGGTCCGAGTGGGCAATTGGCGCGCTATGTCAGCGAGCGGTTTCTGGCGTGGGCCACAGCGAAGTAG
- a CDS encoding nuclear transport factor 2 family protein, which yields MNPLILCFALACPSAVLPPVLPVGGRTDTPAQVAQSLLDADRAFAAAGARTDMLSALSAMFSDGVIMPSPQGGLAIGKSAVLAALRATPDATTARAIWTPIRVGISADGEHGFTFGYMTLRKPDSTRVPLKYMAYWVREAGVWHVLAYKRGRSAGPAPEAALMAPALPTALVAVRRDAKLGESLRHELMHREDAFSQDAQRIGLGNAFVAFGSSDAVNMGGAASATYVVGATAIATLVAGGDMKASPVTWGADTAFVASSGDLGITFGVIRPKNPPAGSDPGAGSPFFTIWRRADSRSPWRYVAE from the coding sequence ATGAATCCCCTGATCCTCTGCTTCGCACTGGCGTGTCCATCGGCCGTGCTGCCCCCCGTGCTACCGGTTGGGGGGCGTACCGATACGCCCGCACAGGTCGCGCAATCGCTGCTTGACGCGGATCGCGCGTTTGCCGCCGCCGGTGCCCGCACGGATATGCTGAGCGCGCTGTCAGCGATGTTTTCCGACGGTGTGATCATGCCATCGCCGCAAGGCGGCTTGGCGATTGGCAAGTCCGCGGTGCTCGCGGCCCTTCGCGCCACGCCGGATGCCACCACGGCGCGCGCGATCTGGACGCCGATACGTGTCGGCATCAGTGCCGACGGCGAACATGGATTCACCTTCGGCTACATGACGCTGCGCAAGCCGGACAGCACGCGAGTGCCGCTCAAGTACATGGCGTATTGGGTACGTGAAGCTGGCGTGTGGCATGTGCTGGCCTACAAGCGCGGACGGTCCGCCGGTCCGGCCCCTGAGGCAGCGCTCATGGCGCCCGCGTTGCCGACGGCCCTGGTCGCGGTTCGGCGCGACGCGAAGTTGGGTGAATCGCTGCGACACGAATTGATGCATCGCGAGGATGCATTCTCACAGGACGCACAGCGCATCGGGTTGGGGAATGCATTTGTCGCGTTCGGCTCCAGCGATGCGGTCAACATGGGCGGGGCGGCGTCGGCCACGTATGTGGTGGGTGCGACAGCGATCGCCACGCTGGTGGCCGGCGGCGACATGAAAGCGAGCCCGGTGACGTGGGGCGCCGATACGGCGTTTGTGGCGTCCAGCGGCGACCTGGGCATCACCTTTGGCGTGATCCGACCGAAGAACCCGCCCGCGGGGAGTGATCCCGGTGCGGGGTCGCCGTTCTTCACGATTTGGCGACGGGCGGACAGCCGGAGTCCGTGGCGGTACGTGGCGGAGTGA
- a CDS encoding carboxypeptidase regulatory-like domain-containing protein, protein MIRRGLALALVTTVAMASVAGAQASAENRAALRLRVVADSLRPVPAADVRLAGQGRAVASRTDDNGAVRFEGLPSGLFKATVRRIGFAPATVELRLGGGENALTVHLDQARAYLDEVRVVADQPLAARLDDFEMRRLRGDASSIITLDEIAHRRPIALSQMLRGKAGIRIADSLGYILAVSTRGAKFTRAAGAMGMVDCVLRVMLDGVVLPALSNIDAVVPSDVYGVEIFYGAARLPVQFAGLRTDNWCGVIAIWTRDR, encoded by the coding sequence ATGATCCGTCGCGGTCTCGCCTTGGCCCTTGTAACAACGGTCGCGATGGCGTCGGTGGCCGGTGCGCAGGCGTCGGCCGAGAACCGGGCGGCCTTGCGCTTGCGGGTGGTGGCTGACTCGCTGCGGCCAGTCCCTGCCGCGGATGTGCGATTAGCGGGACAGGGACGCGCCGTGGCCTCGCGCACCGACGACAACGGCGCGGTGCGTTTTGAGGGACTGCCATCGGGGCTCTTCAAGGCGACGGTGCGTCGCATCGGATTTGCGCCAGCCACCGTCGAACTCCGACTTGGCGGTGGCGAGAATGCCCTCACCGTGCATCTCGATCAGGCCCGCGCCTATCTGGACGAGGTGCGCGTGGTGGCCGACCAGCCACTGGCGGCGCGCCTGGATGACTTCGAAATGCGACGATTGCGCGGCGACGCCAGCAGCATCATTACGCTCGACGAGATCGCGCATCGCCGTCCGATTGCCTTGTCGCAGATGCTGCGTGGAAAGGCGGGCATTCGCATTGCCGATTCACTGGGGTATATCCTCGCGGTGTCGACGCGTGGCGCGAAGTTCACGCGCGCGGCCGGGGCGATGGGCATGGTGGACTGCGTACTGCGCGTGATGCTCGACGGCGTCGTCCTGCCAGCGCTGTCCAACATCGACGCCGTCGTGCCGAGCGACGTGTACGGCGTGGAGATTTTCTATGGCGCGGCGCGACTCCCGGTGCAGTTTGCGGGGCTACGCACGGACAACTGGTGCGGGGTGATCGCGATCTGGACGCGGGATCGGTGA
- a CDS encoding ketoacyl-ACP synthase III has translation MTYAAITGWGACMPPAVLSNDDLSTFLETSDEWITSRTGMKERRVSHVSAIDLSTVASARALACAGLDAADVDLIIYGGVSNDELVPNSASGVQIALGAKHAAAIDLNTACTSFCYGLATATAMIRTGMVRNAIVIGVELISRYMDWSNRNVAVLFGDGAAAVVLQASDHEEGMIGSVLGCDAEARQSLRVRGFGCTYSGREVTFGDTLWDFDGQVIFKRAVHAMADASKRVMEQCHVTADQIDLVVPHQANLRIIESVAKYAGVPMDKVMVTVQKYGNMSAATVPVALVEALEAGRIKPGGLVMMPAFGGGLTYCSLLVRWGQRVTPLGTSDRELPPNTQTALEMVNEIRKHQDPHGRSRVGLMAPAFVETMLATVSG, from the coding sequence ATGACCTACGCAGCCATCACCGGTTGGGGCGCCTGTATGCCCCCGGCGGTCCTGAGCAACGACGACCTCTCCACGTTCCTGGAGACGTCGGACGAATGGATCACGTCGCGCACCGGCATGAAGGAGCGCCGTGTGTCGCACGTGAGCGCCATCGACCTCTCCACCGTCGCCTCGGCCCGCGCCCTCGCCTGCGCCGGTCTCGATGCTGCCGATGTGGATCTCATCATTTACGGCGGCGTGAGCAATGACGAACTCGTGCCGAACAGCGCGTCCGGCGTGCAGATCGCGCTTGGCGCCAAGCACGCGGCGGCCATCGACCTGAACACCGCCTGCACCAGCTTCTGCTACGGACTGGCCACGGCCACGGCCATGATCCGCACGGGCATGGTGCGCAACGCCATCGTCATTGGCGTGGAACTCATCAGCCGCTACATGGACTGGAGCAACCGCAATGTCGCGGTGTTGTTCGGGGACGGTGCCGCCGCGGTGGTGCTGCAGGCCAGTGACCACGAAGAAGGGATGATTGGCAGCGTGTTGGGGTGCGACGCCGAAGCGCGGCAGAGTCTGCGCGTGCGCGGGTTTGGCTGCACGTATTCCGGTCGCGAGGTGACCTTCGGCGATACGCTGTGGGACTTTGACGGCCAGGTGATCTTCAAGCGCGCCGTGCATGCCATGGCTGACGCCTCGAAGCGCGTCATGGAGCAATGCCACGTGACGGCCGACCAGATCGACTTGGTGGTGCCGCATCAGGCGAATCTGCGCATCATCGAATCGGTGGCCAAGTACGCGGGCGTGCCGATGGACAAGGTGATGGTGACTGTCCAGAAGTACGGTAACATGAGTGCCGCCACGGTCCCCGTCGCGCTGGTGGAAGCGCTCGAAGCGGGCCGCATCAAACCAGGTGGATTGGTGATGATGCCGGCGTTTGGCGGTGGTCTCACGTACTGCTCGCTGCTGGTGCGATGGGGACAGCGTGTGACGCCTCTGGGTACCTCGGATCGGGAGTTGCCACCGAACACGCAGACTGCGCTGGAAATGGTGAACGAGATTCGCAAACATCAGGACCCGCACGGACGATCGCGGGTGGGGCTGATGGCGCCGGCGTTCGTGGAAACGATGCTGGCAACGGTGTCGGGTTGA